A stretch of the Ooceraea biroi isolate clonal line C1 unplaced genomic scaffold, Obir_v5.4 UnassembledTig58, whole genome shotgun sequence genome encodes the following:
- the LOC113563526 gene encoding uncharacterized protein LOC113563526 — protein MVTPYELLAIFIKLNNCNIVHRTMKPLSGIMLFVLIPTTYGLIGFDCGGQHLNVTTVSLLGVRDCELKHQSLNTSDTHIQLLQLAEYNYVEVIQCKVEISRVIQYCGMHSHISAVANARLEYLQEVSRVKCYHAFQEGTFSIGLGGIVTKLKPNTTTVHSILLAGTINHDGTCKGTQFSDPYGTWHNVVVDGTVRISLKSSYVPVHLNSGKVMLRSGTVCTLSDGFCIDFDDGYSYWKPMPTSSCNFHQYNVLYEGTAVKMNGIMDTIHQTIYTLVSQDTTFALTAGGSQAVCGYTLLTTEHPKLFILEAEKGNTFAERRDIPVENLDIFTYVNSKFVYVEKHIRHQMTSLYRDVIQQRCELEKEVLKNTLSFATLQPDEFAYRLMKGPGYMAVTAGEAVHVIKCIPVDVIVRRTKECYIELPVTVRNTSLFITPKSHVLTKMGTIRECSYELPTLYRIEDTWIELIPEPRVRRTSLQQLQPMTSMSWNYLTPGPLASSGIYSQADLDKIRDHIMFPAEKPALLNSMARGITGHVMPDDTMSIYNLLDEASLNKIAESTAKRIWGGFITFGSATAGVFGVLLVVRLIKLAIDTMIHGYALHSAYGCSLYVLGAIWSSLTHLLLYLARGTAKRSHTDGRADPEEQRSSEPVEPVLSQSLSQNNPSNQSTSPQVTDSETIVYTDLQKRLREY, from the coding sequence ATGGTAACACCATACGAATTAttggcaatatttattaagctgaataattgtaacattgtCCATAGAACAATGAAGCCGTTATCAGGAATTATGTTATTCGTATTAATCCCCACAACCTACGGACTCATTGGATTCGATTGTGGAGGTCAGCATTTAAATGTAACCACAGTATCATTGCTAGGTGTCAGAGACTGTGAACTTAAGCACCAATCGTTAAATACATCTGACACACACATTCAGTTACTACAACTCGCGGAATATAATTACGTGGAAGTGATACAGTGCAAAGTTGAAATATCGCGAGTGATACAGTACTGTGGAATGCATTCGCATATATCAGCTGTAGCCAATGCACGACTAGAGTACCTACAGGAAGTTTCCAGAGTCAAGTGCTACCACGCTTTTCAGGAAGGGACCTTCTCCATAGGACTGGGAGGGATCGTCACCAAACTGAAGCCTAATACTACCACCGTTCACAGCATCCTGCTTGCCGGAACGATAAACCATGATGGAACCTGCAAGGGTACACAATTCTCCGACCCTTACGGGACTTGGCACAACGTCGTAGTAGATGGAACTGTACGGATATCATTAAAGTCATCCTATGTTCCTGTGCACCTAAATTCTGGAAAAGTAATGCTAAGATCAGGAACTGTCTGCACACTGAGCGACGGTTTTTGCATCGATTTTGACGATGGATATTCATATTGGAAACCGATGCCCACATCGTCTTGCAATTTCCACCAGTACAACGTACTGTATGAAGGAACGGCAGTTAAAATGAATGGAATAATGGATACCATTCATCAGACTATTTATACTCTTGTCAGTCAGGATACAACTTTTGCCTTGACAGCAGGAGGAAGTCAAGCCGTGTGTGGATACACCCTACTCACCACGGAGCATCCTAAACTATTTATCTTGGAGGCAGAAAAGGGAAACACCTTCGCGGAGCGAAGAGACATCCCTGTGGAGAACCTCGATATTTTCACCTACGTCAACTCTAAATTCGTGTACGTAGAAAAACATATACGACATCAGATGACATCGTTGTATCGTGACGTTATTCAACAACGTTGCGAGTTGGAAAAGGAAGTGTTAAAAAACACACTGTCCTTCGCTACTCTTCAGCCAGACGAATTCGCTTATCGGCTCATGAAAGGACCAGGTTACATGGCCGTCACTGCAGGGGAAGCCGTTCATGTCATCAAGTGTATACCAGTGGACGTCATCGTACGCCGCACTAAGGAATGTTATATTGAGCTACCGGTTACAGTACGCAACACTTCCCTCTTTATCACACCAAAATCACACGTGTTGACCAAGATGGGAACCATACGAGAGTGTAGCTACGAATTGCCAACCCTTTATCGAATTGAGGATACATGGATTGAACTTATTCCGGAGCCACGTGTTCGCAGAACATCGTTGCAGCAGTTACAACCTATGACAAGTATGtcatggaattatttaacgcCGGGACCACTAGCTTCCAGCGGAATATATTCCCAGGCGGATCTTGATAAAATCAGGGATCATATAATGTTCCCTGCTGAAAAGCCAGCGTTACTTAACAGCATGGCTCGTGGAATCACCGGACACGTCATGCCTGACGATACCATGTCCATTTACAACTTATTGGATGAAGcatcattaaacaaaattgctgaGTCAACTGCTAAACGGATCTGGGGCGGATTCATCACATTTGGATCAGCCACAGCTGGAGTTTTTGGAGTATTATTAGTAGTACGACTAATCAAGCTAGCCATCGACACGATGATACATGGTTATGCTCTACATTCAGCCTACGGATGCAGTCTGTACGTGCTAGGAGCTATCTGGAGCTCCTTGACTCATCTGCTACTCTATTTGGCCAGAGGTACAGCCAAACGCAGCCACACAGATGGACGAGCAGATCCCGAGGAACAACGATCATCGGAACCTGTGGAACCAGTATTATCGCAGTCTTTGTCGCAGAACAACCCTAGCAATCAGTCAACTTCGCCGCAGGTGACTGACAGTGAAACCATTGTATACACAGACTTACAAAAACGTTTGCGTGAATATTAG